One stretch of Zingiber officinale cultivar Zhangliang chromosome 6B, Zo_v1.1, whole genome shotgun sequence DNA includes these proteins:
- the LOC121992055 gene encoding tubulin alpha-3 chain-like, whose translation MREIISIHIGQAGIQVGNACWELYCLEHGIQPDGIMPSDSSVGVACDAFNTFFSETGAGKHVPRAIFVDLEPTVIDEVRTGSYRQLFHPEQLISGKEDAANNFARGHYTVGKEIVDLCLDRVRKLADNCTGLQGFLVFNAVGGGTGSGLGSLLLERLSVDYGKKSKLGFTIYPSPQVSTAVVEPYNSVLSTHSLLEHTDVAVLLDNEAIYDICRRSLDIERPTYTNLNRLISQVISSLTTSLRFDGAINVDITEFQTNLVPYPRIHFMLSSYAPVISAEKAYHEQLSVPEITNAVFEPSSMMAKCDPRHGKYMACCLMYRGDVVPKDVNAAVATIKTKRTVQFVDWCPTGFKCGINYQPPTVVPGGDLAKVQRAVCMISNNTAVAEVFSRIDHKFDLMYAKRAFVHWYVGEGMEEGEFSEAREDLAALEKDYEEVGAEGADDDEEPEDY comes from the exons AGCATGGCATCCAGCCGGATGGCATCATGCCCAG TGATTCTAGTGTAGGAGTGGCGTGCGACGCCTTCAATACATTCTTCAGTGAAACTGGTGCTGGGAAACATGTGCCAAGGGCCATCTTCGTGGATCTGGAGCCGACTGTCATCGATGAAGTTAGAACTGGATCTTATCGCCAACTCTTCCATCCGGAGCAACTCATATCTGGGAAGGAGGATGCCGCAAATAACTTTGCCAGGGGTCATTACACAG TTGGAAAGGAAATTGTTGATCTGTGCCTTGATCGTGTCCGAAAACTAGCTGACAACTGCACTGGCTTGCAAGGATTTTTAGTCTTTAATGCTGTTGGAGGTGGTACTGGATCTGGTTTGGGATCCCTACTTTTGGAACGACTTTCTGTGGATTATGGCAAAAAATCAAAGCTTGGTTTCACTATCTACCCTTCTCCTCAG GTGTCTACAGCAGTTGTGGAACCTTACAACAGTGTCCTTTCCACTCACTCTTTGCTTGAGCACACTGATGTTGCAGTTCTATTGGACAATGAGGCCATCTATGATATCTGCAGAAGGTCTCTGGATATTGAGCGACCAACTTATACCAACTTGAACAGGCTGATTTCTCAGGTCATATCTTCCTTGACCACATCTCTGAGGTTTGACGGAGCCATTAATGTGGATATTACTGAGTTCCAGACCAATCTTGTCCCGTACCCTAGAATCCATTTCATGCTCTCCTCATATGCCCCTGTCATTTCTGCTGAGAAAGCATACCATGAGCAACTTTCAGTCCCTGAAATCACAAATGCTGTTTTTGAGCCATCCAGCATGATGGCAAAATGCGACCCAAGGCATGGAAAATACATGGCTTGTTGTTTGATGTACCGAGGAGATGTTGTGCCCAAAGATGTCAATGCCGCTGTTGCAACCATTAAGACCAAGAGAACAGTGCAGTTTGTTGATTG GTGCCCTACTGGGTTTAAGTGTGGCATCAACTACCAGCCGCCCACTGTGGTGCCTGGAGGCGATCTAGCCAAGGTCCAGCGAGCTGTGTGCATGATCAGCAACAACACTGCTGTTGCTGAGGTGTTTTCAAGGATCGATCACAAATTTGACCTCATGTATGCTAAGCGAGCCTTTGTTCACTGGTACGTCGGTGAAGGAATGGAAGAAGGTGAGTTCTCAGAAGCACGAGAGGACTTGGCTGCCCTTGAAAAGGACTATGAGGAGGTTGGGGCAGAAGGTGCTGACGATGATGAAGAACCAGAAGATTACTAA
- the LOC121990783 gene encoding probable mediator of RNA polymerase II transcription subunit 26c, whose product MASSLDHWRGFFRVAGDSDIFDVIRQAIRVAASDHPDEFKSRRDEIAQMLFAAPHRVEKADEGRGNSIKPIDVKAIEEDDGRGNAVKAIEDKKDDGRGNAIKAIEDKKDDGRGNAVKVIEERQDYDRGNAVKTVGTLLPSLPPSPSEEQKPADVGVDQEKADTMSRETWKVSVSENGKILLRRRLCDPTNPSEPRRTSNPLVPSNQEFLPAFTEPPLIAPSTGHPQGRLQRTSSTEHRPEIAVAQPEPPRLLPNMPPDDALLRSKLEMSKRKLREGYQQTENAKRQRRIQVIQPRAAIPKDCNKKPCQFKTLGTWLR is encoded by the exons ATGGCCTCCTCGCTCGACCACTGGCGGGGTTTCTTCCGGGTAGCCGGCGACTCGGACATCTTCGACGTCATCCGACAAGCCATACGCGTCGCTGCCTCCGATCACCCGGACGAGTTCAAGAGCCGGCGGGATGAGATTGCACAGATGCTATTCGCCGCGCCTCACCGCGTCGAGAAGGCCGACGAGGGCCGCGGAAATTCGATCAAACCGATAGATGTCAAAGCGATCGAGGAGGATGACGGCCGTGGCAACGCCGTCAAAGCGATCGAGGATAAGAAGGATGACGGCCGTGGCAACGCCATCAAAGCGATCGAGGATAAGAAGGATGACGGCCGTGGCAACGCCGTCAAAGTGATCGAGGAGAGGCAGGACTATGACCGTGGCAACGCCGTCAAAACCGTTGGAACTTTATTACCCTCGTTGCCTCCGTCTCCGTCCGAAGAACAGAAACCTGCAGATGTCGGTGTCGATCAAGAAAAAGCAGATACGATGAGCCGAGAAACCTGGAAGGTGTCCGTTTCAGAAAATGGCAAGATTCTTCTTAGAAGACGACTCTGTGATCCAACGAATCCATCGGAGCCACGGAGAACATCGAATCCTCTTGTACCTAGCAATCAGGAGTTCCTTCCGGCATTCACAGAGCCTCCTCTGATTGCTCCATCCACAGGACATCCACAAGGCAGATTACAGAGAACATCCAGTACAGAGCATAGACCTGAGATTGCTGTTGCTCAACCTGAGCCTCCCAGATTACTGCCAAACATGCCTCCAGAT GATGCATTGCTTCGATCTAAGCTGGAAATGTCAAAGCGCAAGCTTCGCGAAGGCTACCAACAAACTGAAAACG CAAAAAGGCAGCGAAGGATACAAGTAATTCAACCTCGAGCAGCAATACCCAAGGACTGCAATAAAAAGCCTTGCCAGTTTAAGACCTTGGGAACTTGGCTGCGATAA
- the LOC121992056 gene encoding uncharacterized protein LOC121992056 isoform X1 has protein sequence MLKDEMARSRLDDSYFSSSTSQSNRDGLFLASHKNVSQLLAWREISPRAKNSRKRLWGEGLVCRADCGGPRCNIDVKHALMSWVEAESLHHLSAKYCPLVPPPRSTIAAAFSSDGKILASTHGDHTVKIVDCQTGKCIKVLSGHRRTPWVVRFHPLYSDILASGSLDHEVRLWDAQTSSCIGSRDFYRPIASIAFHAQGEFLAVASGHKLYIWNYKKKGEASSPTIVLKTRRSLRAVHFHPQAAPFLLTAEVNDLDSPDSPLTVATSSGYLHYPPPAIVFANRDRNSGRTSSSGSAAQRLESSSHLTGGQSPDFQNHSENIISPMDIDSASNAVNEGVIADSFLAGTEAMMSPITETIETTEVQATLGLHPTSSGAAERMDASFNVPESNVAVHNPIRQSRLGLDEPPASVSTSSFRRADIQTTFRNIDSGHFHHVIPSSDPAYWELPFLQGWLIGQTHASMHTSLPVDSALQGNSMALHLASSGLLTSELPEPQNIDSTTLTMATAVSQSRVSGRSGSRQRSRSRQMAVIGSGEGSLSTNFQTDEAASNGGSNGIESEIHRSLAAAAAAELPCTVKLRIWFHDILDPCSTLESDKCRLAIPNAVLCSEMGTHFSPCGRFLVACVACLVPHLEGDPNFNSQMQHGGTGLATSPTRHPIPAHQIMYELRIYSLEAAAFGKILSSRAIRAAHCLTSIQFSPTSEYILLAYGRRHNSLLRSIVIDGETAVPIYTILEVYRVSDMELVRVLPSAEDEVNVACFHPLVGGGLVYGTKEGKLRILRYDGAHFANCRSSNSFHEENMTEIQEYALEG, from the exons TCATAAAAATGTTTCCCAGCTGTTGGCATGGAGAGAGATTTCTCCTCGAGCAAAGAATAGTAGGAAGCGGCTTTGGGGAGAAGGTTTAGTCTGTAGAGCTGATTGTGGTGGGCCAAGATGTAACATAGATGTTAAACATGCTTTGATGTCTTG GGTAGAGGCAGAGTCGTTGCATCATTTGTCAGCCAAGTATTGCCCACTTGTGCCACCTCCGAGGTCCACCATTGCGGCAGCATTTAGTTCTGATGGAAAAATACTTGCTTCCACCCA TGGTGACCATACTGTTAAGATAGTTGATTGCCAAACTGGAAAATGTATAAAGGTGCTAAGTGGCCATCGGCGAACACCTTGGGTg GTTCGGTTCCATCCATTGTACTCGGATATACTTGCCAGTGGCAGTTTGGATCATGAAGTTCGTCTTTGGGATGCACAAACTTCTAGCTGTATAGGGTCACGTGACTTTT ATCGCCCAATTGCTTCTATTGCTTTCCATGCTCAAGGAGAGTTCCTTGCCGTTGCTTCAGGTCATAAA CTTTACATATGGAACTACAAGAAAAAAGGAGAGGCATCCTCACCTACAATTGTGCTAAAGACCCGTCGTTCTTTGAGGGCTGTTCATTTCCATCCACAGGCTGCTCCTTTTTTGTTAACAGCTGAG GTTAATGATCTTGATTCTCCTGATTCACCATTGACTGTTGCAACATCATCTGGTTATTTACACTATCCCCCTCCAGCCATTGTCTTTGCAAACAGGGACAGAAAT AGTGGGAGGACTAGTAGCTCGGGAAGTGCTGCACAAAGATTAGAATCTTCTTCTCATCTCACTGGTGGACAGAGTCCAGATTTCCAAAACCATAGCGAGAATATTATAAGTCCTATGGATATAGATTCTGCTTCAAACGCTGTGAATGAGGGTGTAATTGCTGATTCTTTTTTGGCTGGAACTGAGGCGATGATGTCTCCAATCACAGAAACAATTGAAACCACTGAGGTACAGGCTACATTAGGATTGCACCCAACAAGCTCTGGTGCTGCTGAGAGGATGGATGCTTCATTCAATGTACCCGAGTCTAATGTGGCCGTGCACAATCCTATACGGCAGTCCAGGTTGGGTTTAGATGAACCTCCTGCCTCAGTTTCCACAAGCTCCTTCCGACGGGCTGACATACAGACGACCTTCAGAAATATAGACAGTGGACACTTTCATCACGTTATTCCTTCCAGTGATCCAGCATACTGGGAGTTGCCTTTCCTGCAAGGTTGGTTGATTGGTCAAACTCATGCTAGCATGCATACATCATTACCAGTTGACAGTGCTTTACAAGGGAACTCAATGGCTCTTCATCTAGCCAGTTCTGGTTTGTTGACATCTGAGTTGCCCGAGCCACAGAATATTGATTCAACTACTCTGACAATGGCAACTGCTGTTAGCCAGTCTAGGGTATCTGGCCGATCAGGTTCTCGCCAACGATCACGTTCTCGCCAGATGGCTGTTATAGGTTCCGGAGAAGGTTCCTTATCAACTAATTTCCAAACTGACGAAGCTGCATCTAATGGTGGTTCTAACGGTATCGAGTCTGAGATTCATAGATCATTAGCTGCAGCTGCAGCAGCTGAATTACCTTGCACAGTTAAATTGAGAATATGGTTCCATGATATTCTAGACCCATGCAGCACCTTAGAATCTGATAAATGCCGTCTAGCTATACCAAATGCTGTCCTTTGCAG TGAGATGGGCACCCACTTTTCTCCATGTGGGCGATTTTTGGTAGCTTGTGTTGCCTGTTTGGTGCCTCATTTGGAAGGTGATCCAAATTTCAACTCGCAGATGCAACATGGTGGCACAGGGCTTGCTACATCACCTACACGACATCCAATTCCTGCTCACCAAATTATGTATGAGCTTCGCATCTATTCTCTAGAAGCAGCTGC TTTTGGAAAGATCTTGTCTTCAAGGGCAATCAGGGCTGCCCATTGTCTCACATCCATTCAG TTTTCACCTACATCAGAATACATACTATTAGCATATGGTCGGCGGCATAATTCTCTTCTAAGGAGCATTGTAATTGATGGAGAGACTGCAGTACCTATCTACACAATTTTGGAG GTTTATAGAGTTTCAGATATGGAGCTTGTGAGAGTTCTTCCTAGTGCAGAAGATGAGGTTAATGTAGCATGCTTTCACCCTTTGGTTGGAGGAGGTCTAGTTTATGGAACCAAG GAAGGCAAGCTTAGGATTCTCCGGTATGATGGAGCACATTTCGCAAATTGTAGGAGTTCTAATTCCTTTCATGAGGAAAATATGACTGAG ATCCAGGAATATGCTTTAGAAGGTTGA
- the LOC121992056 gene encoding uncharacterized protein LOC121992056 isoform X2: protein MLRVEAESLHHLSAKYCPLVPPPRSTIAAAFSSDGKILASTHGDHTVKIVDCQTGKCIKVLSGHRRTPWVVRFHPLYSDILASGSLDHEVRLWDAQTSSCIGSRDFYRPIASIAFHAQGEFLAVASGHKLYIWNYKKKGEASSPTIVLKTRRSLRAVHFHPQAAPFLLTAEVNDLDSPDSPLTVATSSGYLHYPPPAIVFANRDRNSGRTSSSGSAAQRLESSSHLTGGQSPDFQNHSENIISPMDIDSASNAVNEGVIADSFLAGTEAMMSPITETIETTEVQATLGLHPTSSGAAERMDASFNVPESNVAVHNPIRQSRLGLDEPPASVSTSSFRRADIQTTFRNIDSGHFHHVIPSSDPAYWELPFLQGWLIGQTHASMHTSLPVDSALQGNSMALHLASSGLLTSELPEPQNIDSTTLTMATAVSQSRVSGRSGSRQRSRSRQMAVIGSGEGSLSTNFQTDEAASNGGSNGIESEIHRSLAAAAAAELPCTVKLRIWFHDILDPCSTLESDKCRLAIPNAVLCSEMGTHFSPCGRFLVACVACLVPHLEGDPNFNSQMQHGGTGLATSPTRHPIPAHQIMYELRIYSLEAAAFGKILSSRAIRAAHCLTSIQFSPTSEYILLAYGRRHNSLLRSIVIDGETAVPIYTILEVYRVSDMELVRVLPSAEDEVNVACFHPLVGGGLVYGTKEGKLRILRYDGAHFANCRSSNSFHEENMTEIQEYALEG, encoded by the exons ATGCTCAGGGTAGAGGCAGAGTCGTTGCATCATTTGTCAGCCAAGTATTGCCCACTTGTGCCACCTCCGAGGTCCACCATTGCGGCAGCATTTAGTTCTGATGGAAAAATACTTGCTTCCACCCA TGGTGACCATACTGTTAAGATAGTTGATTGCCAAACTGGAAAATGTATAAAGGTGCTAAGTGGCCATCGGCGAACACCTTGGGTg GTTCGGTTCCATCCATTGTACTCGGATATACTTGCCAGTGGCAGTTTGGATCATGAAGTTCGTCTTTGGGATGCACAAACTTCTAGCTGTATAGGGTCACGTGACTTTT ATCGCCCAATTGCTTCTATTGCTTTCCATGCTCAAGGAGAGTTCCTTGCCGTTGCTTCAGGTCATAAA CTTTACATATGGAACTACAAGAAAAAAGGAGAGGCATCCTCACCTACAATTGTGCTAAAGACCCGTCGTTCTTTGAGGGCTGTTCATTTCCATCCACAGGCTGCTCCTTTTTTGTTAACAGCTGAG GTTAATGATCTTGATTCTCCTGATTCACCATTGACTGTTGCAACATCATCTGGTTATTTACACTATCCCCCTCCAGCCATTGTCTTTGCAAACAGGGACAGAAAT AGTGGGAGGACTAGTAGCTCGGGAAGTGCTGCACAAAGATTAGAATCTTCTTCTCATCTCACTGGTGGACAGAGTCCAGATTTCCAAAACCATAGCGAGAATATTATAAGTCCTATGGATATAGATTCTGCTTCAAACGCTGTGAATGAGGGTGTAATTGCTGATTCTTTTTTGGCTGGAACTGAGGCGATGATGTCTCCAATCACAGAAACAATTGAAACCACTGAGGTACAGGCTACATTAGGATTGCACCCAACAAGCTCTGGTGCTGCTGAGAGGATGGATGCTTCATTCAATGTACCCGAGTCTAATGTGGCCGTGCACAATCCTATACGGCAGTCCAGGTTGGGTTTAGATGAACCTCCTGCCTCAGTTTCCACAAGCTCCTTCCGACGGGCTGACATACAGACGACCTTCAGAAATATAGACAGTGGACACTTTCATCACGTTATTCCTTCCAGTGATCCAGCATACTGGGAGTTGCCTTTCCTGCAAGGTTGGTTGATTGGTCAAACTCATGCTAGCATGCATACATCATTACCAGTTGACAGTGCTTTACAAGGGAACTCAATGGCTCTTCATCTAGCCAGTTCTGGTTTGTTGACATCTGAGTTGCCCGAGCCACAGAATATTGATTCAACTACTCTGACAATGGCAACTGCTGTTAGCCAGTCTAGGGTATCTGGCCGATCAGGTTCTCGCCAACGATCACGTTCTCGCCAGATGGCTGTTATAGGTTCCGGAGAAGGTTCCTTATCAACTAATTTCCAAACTGACGAAGCTGCATCTAATGGTGGTTCTAACGGTATCGAGTCTGAGATTCATAGATCATTAGCTGCAGCTGCAGCAGCTGAATTACCTTGCACAGTTAAATTGAGAATATGGTTCCATGATATTCTAGACCCATGCAGCACCTTAGAATCTGATAAATGCCGTCTAGCTATACCAAATGCTGTCCTTTGCAG TGAGATGGGCACCCACTTTTCTCCATGTGGGCGATTTTTGGTAGCTTGTGTTGCCTGTTTGGTGCCTCATTTGGAAGGTGATCCAAATTTCAACTCGCAGATGCAACATGGTGGCACAGGGCTTGCTACATCACCTACACGACATCCAATTCCTGCTCACCAAATTATGTATGAGCTTCGCATCTATTCTCTAGAAGCAGCTGC TTTTGGAAAGATCTTGTCTTCAAGGGCAATCAGGGCTGCCCATTGTCTCACATCCATTCAG TTTTCACCTACATCAGAATACATACTATTAGCATATGGTCGGCGGCATAATTCTCTTCTAAGGAGCATTGTAATTGATGGAGAGACTGCAGTACCTATCTACACAATTTTGGAG GTTTATAGAGTTTCAGATATGGAGCTTGTGAGAGTTCTTCCTAGTGCAGAAGATGAGGTTAATGTAGCATGCTTTCACCCTTTGGTTGGAGGAGGTCTAGTTTATGGAACCAAG GAAGGCAAGCTTAGGATTCTCCGGTATGATGGAGCACATTTCGCAAATTGTAGGAGTTCTAATTCCTTTCATGAGGAAAATATGACTGAG ATCCAGGAATATGCTTTAGAAGGTTGA